One window of Pseudomonadota bacterium genomic DNA carries:
- a CDS encoding SPFH/Band 7/PHB domain protein produces MNEFIFTLIALFILEPVLAGLLAWMGLFVVVHEREAVVYTFSGQIIGIIDEPGAHIPFLELGPRALLVGLMGRRHVVDMRLDQEYLRSQPVNSEEGAPMGIGVWYEMYISDPLAYLFKNVNPRGSLAANVSSATVRCLSNMKLSDMLENRHAMSRTVRAEVSPHSHEWGYLLGSVYVRKVHFRDKVMIRQIEEKVTNRLRQVTSSISQDGANQVSLITSTAEREASVEFGRAAAIRPQIVGAALQEISQRDPQVADALFDILEIQRLLASNASLLLIPKGGRTDPFVGYLAASTSNDRPGGGPIPPKRP; encoded by the coding sequence ATGAACGAATTCATCTTCACCCTCATCGCGCTGTTCATTCTCGAGCCTGTCCTTGCCGGGCTGCTCGCGTGGATGGGGCTGTTCGTCGTGGTGCACGAGCGTGAGGCCGTGGTCTACACGTTCTCCGGTCAGATCATCGGAATCATCGACGAGCCGGGCGCGCACATCCCGTTTCTCGAGCTGGGCCCTCGGGCATTGCTGGTCGGCCTCATGGGACGCCGTCACGTTGTGGACATGCGCCTCGACCAGGAGTACCTGCGCAGCCAGCCGGTGAACTCCGAGGAAGGCGCCCCCATGGGCATCGGCGTGTGGTACGAGATGTACATCAGCGATCCGCTGGCCTACCTCTTCAAGAACGTGAATCCCCGCGGCTCGCTTGCGGCCAACGTCAGCAGCGCCACGGTGCGGTGCCTGTCGAACATGAAGCTGTCTGACATGCTCGAGAACCGCCACGCCATGAGCCGCACGGTGCGCGCCGAGGTCTCGCCGCACTCGCACGAGTGGGGGTATCTGCTCGGCTCGGTCTACGTGCGAAAGGTGCACTTTCGCGACAAGGTGATGATTCGCCAGATCGAGGAGAAGGTCACCAATCGGCTGCGCCAGGTGACGAGCTCCATCAGCCAGGACGGCGCCAACCAGGTCAGTCTCATCACCAGCACGGCGGAGCGCGAAGCGTCGGTGGAGTTCGGCCGGGCAGCGGCCATTCGTCCCCAGATCGTGGGCGCGGCCTTGCAGGAGATCTCTCAGCGCGACCCGCAGGTGGCCGACGCGCTGTTCGACATCCTCGAGATCCAGCGCCTGCTGGCCAGCAACGCCTCGCTCCTGCTCATCCCGAAAGGGGGGCGCACCGATCCGTTCGTGGGCTACCTTGCCGCCAGCACGTCGAACGACCGTCCGGGAGGCGGCCCGATTCCCCCGAAGAGGCCTTGA
- a CDS encoding SPFH domain-containing protein, translated as MTGVILGFLAWFVVRCLLNGFYSVEQNERAVKTVWGRAERLEERGSPPDPALSPDEAERYAYPRVRVIPPGGPYFRWPWESVYKASVATETVSLGYDPENPSANRGGQILEAVTKDQLNTELSGQIRFTVSESNLYAFLFGIKNPRAHIMGYIHAVLRERIANFESPQADDDNIGAISINDLRKNLRLLNEHMEHETSVSEARYGIKLNAALVTGIDPPDDVESALAAINTAHNQVSSEISLARAAADQKIVQSRRAVEIETLKAQAEVEPLRAMADQLEGLQQSGPNAVPNYVRNLRLGLIEKAGRVVLEVES; from the coding sequence ATGACGGGAGTGATACTGGGGTTCCTGGCCTGGTTTGTCGTGCGCTGCCTGCTCAACGGGTTCTACTCGGTGGAGCAGAACGAGCGCGCGGTCAAGACGGTGTGGGGGCGCGCCGAACGCCTCGAGGAAAGGGGCAGCCCGCCGGATCCCGCTCTCTCGCCAGACGAGGCGGAGCGCTACGCCTACCCGCGCGTGCGGGTGATCCCGCCGGGTGGGCCGTACTTCCGCTGGCCCTGGGAGAGCGTCTACAAGGCCTCGGTGGCCACCGAGACGGTGAGCCTCGGGTATGACCCGGAGAACCCATCGGCCAACCGCGGCGGGCAGATTCTCGAGGCCGTGACCAAGGACCAGCTGAACACCGAGCTGTCGGGGCAGATACGCTTCACCGTCTCAGAGAGCAACCTCTACGCGTTTCTCTTCGGCATCAAGAACCCGCGGGCCCACATCATGGGCTACATCCACGCCGTGCTGCGTGAGCGCATTGCCAACTTCGAGTCGCCCCAGGCTGACGATGACAACATCGGCGCCATCTCCATCAACGATCTGCGCAAGAACCTCCGTCTCCTCAACGAGCACATGGAGCATGAGACCAGCGTGTCCGAGGCGCGCTACGGCATCAAGCTGAACGCCGCCCTGGTGACCGGCATCGACCCTCCGGATGATGTGGAGTCGGCGCTTGCGGCCATCAACACGGCGCACAACCAGGTCTCGTCGGAGATCAGTCTGGCGCGGGCCGCGGCCGATCAGAAGATCGTGCAGTCGAGACGCGCGGTCGAGATCGAGACCCTGAAAGCGCAGGCCGAGGTCGAGCCTCTGCGCGCCATGGCCGACCAGCTCGAAGGGCTCCAGCAGAGCGGGCCGAACGCGGTGCCCAACTACGTGCGCAACCTCCGCCTGGGCCTCATCGAAAAAGCCGGCCGCGTGGTTCTGGAGGTGGAGTCATGA
- a CDS encoding MFS transporter, with the protein MRTSWRSAGDVSASLGLTFDNVAQLIVFSGILINVFGYPADLVLTRMLPGTAFGVLVGDAIYTLMAVRLARRTGRDDVTAMPLGIDTVSLFGLTFGALGPVYARTHDAMLSWHAGMALMVCMGLFKLAVSMFATRIRDIVPPAAMLGTLGAIGLVLIAFVPVLKLVTVPEVGIVALFATLLVLLRPPAWRVPPVLVVVAASATLYACVTAVGLIGPATTEGATGFALTLPLPTLGFLNGLSAALPYLPLALPFALATVVGGIDNTASAAAAGDDYDPREIVAVEGVSTLIAGLVGGVVQTTPYIGHPAYKRMGARAGYTLATGLFVGVGGMCGLLAWTVHTVPEVVVTPILIYIGLEIASQAFHGVPTRHAPAVALCFIPVLADLLQIVGGQLLGGATPQGPAADLWKAVGLLSNGFVFSSLLLGATLSLLIDARPRAAAGVLGLAAVAALFGLIHSPLPGGALLLPWAGTDTTPYTFAAGYALAALVVLLIGARETQTDNGAG; encoded by the coding sequence ATGCGAACCTCATGGAGAAGCGCCGGAGACGTGAGCGCGTCTCTCGGCCTCACGTTCGACAACGTCGCCCAGCTCATCGTCTTCAGCGGCATCCTCATCAACGTGTTCGGCTATCCGGCCGATCTCGTGCTCACCCGCATGCTGCCCGGCACCGCATTCGGGGTGCTCGTGGGCGACGCGATCTACACCCTCATGGCCGTGCGCCTGGCGCGCCGCACGGGTCGCGACGATGTCACCGCCATGCCGCTGGGCATCGACACCGTGTCGCTGTTCGGGCTCACCTTCGGCGCGCTGGGCCCCGTGTACGCGCGCACCCACGACGCCATGCTCTCGTGGCACGCAGGCATGGCGCTCATGGTTTGCATGGGGCTCTTCAAGCTTGCCGTTTCGATGTTCGCGACACGCATCCGCGACATCGTACCGCCCGCGGCCATGCTGGGCACCCTCGGCGCCATCGGCCTCGTGCTCATCGCGTTCGTGCCGGTGCTCAAGCTCGTGACCGTGCCCGAAGTGGGCATCGTCGCGCTGTTCGCCACGCTGCTCGTGCTGCTGCGCCCACCCGCCTGGCGGGTTCCACCCGTTCTGGTCGTGGTGGCGGCGAGCGCCACGCTGTACGCCTGCGTGACAGCCGTGGGGCTCATCGGGCCGGCCACGACCGAAGGCGCGACAGGCTTCGCCCTCACCCTGCCCCTCCCCACCCTCGGATTCTTGAACGGCTTGAGTGCTGCGCTCCCCTACCTGCCCCTGGCCCTGCCCTTCGCCCTGGCCACCGTGGTGGGCGGCATCGACAACACCGCGTCCGCCGCGGCCGCGGGCGATGACTACGATCCGCGAGAGATCGTGGCCGTCGAGGGCGTCTCCACGTTGATCGCCGGACTCGTGGGCGGCGTGGTGCAGACCACCCCCTACATCGGGCATCCCGCCTACAAGCGCATGGGCGCGCGGGCCGGCTACACCCTGGCCACGGGCCTCTTCGTGGGGGTGGGCGGCATGTGCGGGCTGCTGGCGTGGACCGTGCACACCGTGCCCGAGGTCGTGGTGACCCCCATCTTGATCTACATCGGCCTCGAGATCGCGTCGCAGGCGTTCCACGGCGTGCCCACCCGCCACGCCCCCGCGGTGGCGCTCTGCTTCATTCCCGTGCTGGCTGATCTGCTGCAGATCGTGGGCGGCCAGCTGCTGGGCGGCGCCACGCCGCAGGGACCGGCGGCCGACCTGTGGAAGGCCGTGGGCCTGCTGTCGAACGGCTTCGTGTTCTCATCGCTGCTGCTGGGCGCGACCCTGTCGCTGCTCATCGATGCGCGCCCCCGCGCCGCGGCCGGCGTGCTCGGGCTGGCTGCCGTGGCCGCGCTCTTCGGGCTCATACACTCTCCCCTGCCCGGCGGCGCCCTGCTGCTGCCCTGGGCAGGTACAGACACCACGCCCTATACCTTCGCGGCGGGGTATGCCCTGGCCGCCCTCGTCGTGCTCCTCATCGGAGCACGTGAGACGCAAACCGACAACGGCGCAGGCTGA